A region from the Vibrio chagasii genome encodes:
- a CDS encoding H-NS family histone-like protein: protein MTVEMIKTLLNIRALRAFSRELTLEQLEEALDKLTTVCLERVEIEEAAEQARAEKEEKVAQLAAHIEQEGIEVEALIAALSGHSAKKTKGKRTPRPAKYRYTDEQGSEKTWTGQGRTPSAIQEQLDSGVSLDEFLIEK, encoded by the coding sequence ATGACTGTAGAAATGATAAAAACATTGCTGAACATTCGCGCACTTCGAGCCTTCTCACGTGAATTAACGTTAGAGCAACTTGAAGAAGCGCTCGATAAACTCACGACCGTATGTCTTGAGCGTGTCGAAATCGAAGAGGCGGCCGAACAAGCGCGTGCAGAGAAAGAAGAAAAAGTGGCTCAACTTGCCGCACACATCGAACAAGAAGGCATTGAAGTTGAAGCGTTAATTGCCGCGCTGTCGGGACACTCGGCAAAGAAAACGAAAGGGAAGCGTACACCACGCCCCGCTAAATATCGTTATACGGATGAACAAGGTTCAGAGAAGACTTGGACAGGTCAGGGCCGAACGCCTTCAGCCATTCAAGAGCAGCTTGATTCGGGCGTGTCTCTGGATGAGTTCTTGATTGAGAAATAG
- a CDS encoding RNA-binding domain-containing protein has translation MEIKVISPEEALHYCEREEDHFFDRKAFKIKGEKLQKIAVAFANADGGEFVVGIADDKEESDPAKRWQPGENIEAFNNIIQSLSDPSPSIDFECKFLRQEGVRGYVLLVKIEKGLQVHETSQKKVIIRKGAQSLELKGALKIQELNYAKGLKSCEDDLVPDASIDDLETSNVLKEYLEHLPSNHLDAVEFLTKQNLVDRKTWVPKVASLLLFSENPSNDIPRACAIRIARYDTKDDEPERDSLTDDLITIEGPLISQIEDTYNKLVELYSKNLVWTLDGLKPQSYPKETLWEFLVNAVIHRDYSISDHVHVGVFKDRIEIKSPGKLPGFVKVDNILDSRFSRNSKLVRFLSRYPGAPNKDLGEGVNTAFHRMDEFGLKAPSIVEDGNYVRVSIYHASKLLPEDSITAFVKKHGSINNQQARDLTGIREAEKITTIFGKLRDQQVLLKSDAKAVKDVVWTIA, from the coding sequence GTGGAAATAAAAGTAATAAGTCCTGAAGAGGCTTTACATTACTGTGAACGGGAAGAAGATCATTTCTTTGACAGAAAAGCTTTTAAAATTAAAGGTGAGAAACTGCAAAAAATCGCAGTTGCATTCGCAAATGCTGATGGCGGTGAGTTTGTTGTTGGAATTGCAGATGACAAGGAAGAGAGTGACCCCGCTAAAAGATGGCAACCTGGTGAAAATATTGAGGCTTTCAATAATATTATTCAGAGTTTGAGTGATCCGTCGCCATCTATCGACTTTGAGTGTAAATTTCTAAGACAAGAAGGAGTTAGAGGTTATGTTCTTCTTGTGAAGATAGAGAAAGGCTTACAAGTTCACGAAACATCTCAAAAGAAAGTAATTATAAGAAAAGGAGCTCAATCGTTAGAGTTAAAAGGTGCATTAAAAATCCAAGAGCTTAACTATGCTAAAGGTCTGAAGTCTTGTGAAGATGATTTAGTTCCAGATGCATCAATCGATGATTTAGAAACATCCAACGTTCTCAAAGAGTATTTAGAACACTTGCCATCGAATCATTTAGATGCTGTTGAGTTTTTAACCAAACAGAATTTGGTTGATCGGAAAACTTGGGTTCCAAAAGTAGCATCCCTTTTACTTTTTTCCGAAAACCCTTCAAATGATATTCCAAGAGCTTGTGCAATTCGAATTGCCCGTTATGACACCAAGGACGATGAGCCAGAAAGAGACTCTTTGACCGATGACCTGATTACAATAGAAGGTCCCTTGATAAGCCAAATTGAAGATACGTACAATAAACTCGTTGAGCTTTATAGTAAGAACTTAGTTTGGACATTGGACGGCTTAAAGCCTCAAAGCTATCCAAAAGAAACATTATGGGAGTTTCTTGTAAATGCAGTTATCCATCGCGACTATTCAATTTCTGATCACGTCCATGTAGGTGTTTTTAAAGATCGTATTGAAATAAAAAGTCCAGGGAAATTGCCAGGTTTCGTAAAAGTTGACAATATTCTGGATAGTCGCTTCTCTCGAAATTCAAAGCTGGTTCGCTTCTTATCTCGTTACCCAGGGGCGCCTAACAAAGATCTTGGTGAAGGTGTAAATACTGCTTTTCATCGCATGGATGAGTTTGGTCTGAAAGCCCCAAGTATTGTAGAAGATGGAAATTATGTTCGAGTATCTATCTATCATGCGTCGAAGCTACTACCAGAAGATTCGATTACCGCTTTTGTTAAAAAGCACGGTTCAATCAACAACCAACAAGCTCGTGACCTTACCGGTATAAGAGAAGCTGAGAAAATCACGACTATATTTGGCAAACTCAGAGATCAACAAGTCTTGCTGAAAAGTGATGCTAAGGCAGTGAAAGACGTTGTTTGGACAATAGCGTAA
- a CDS encoding toll/interleukin-1 receptor domain-containing protein codes for MAGIVKRKYESETRKLQKSFTRPLNLISEALPAEYDKYVLLKLFKELFPLMWDSLNKRYEQYESKDKFLAKVGKKKRYYHDKPDVFFFKLLKVKHMISQGQLAAHKKKFNENNAQLAYQLLLNKANNKVKSHENKIASINRDLQIVDPLYIDAFLSAYHKRGITIQGKVEIFNELKKYNTLKVIEFFQKLNDSERNNQVRRMAFEHLQKLGASVRLRKNFKGKVKSYNTETDQFIVSPEDLYQRLESNTIQNKKKFHVFISHSYKDSDLVRQVKSCLNNHDLSVYCDWTSDNDFLKRNLVSDYTKMVLKKRIEQSRCIVFLQTKNSVNTDNSFTSPWISLEIEHALLVGKPIYSLNFTNDSNIFKQVKYYINNGIKIDDAEVNKILT; via the coding sequence ATGGCGGGTATTGTAAAAAGAAAATACGAGTCAGAAACAAGAAAATTACAAAAGTCATTTACACGACCTTTGAATTTAATCTCAGAGGCACTACCTGCTGAATATGATAAATATGTGTTGTTAAAGTTATTTAAAGAATTATTCCCACTAATGTGGGATAGCTTAAACAAAAGATATGAACAATATGAAAGCAAGGATAAGTTCCTAGCTAAAGTCGGTAAGAAAAAAAGATATTATCATGATAAGCCTGATGTTTTTTTCTTCAAGTTGCTTAAAGTTAAACATATGATTTCACAAGGCCAACTTGCAGCACATAAGAAAAAATTTAACGAAAATAATGCTCAACTGGCGTATCAATTACTACTGAATAAAGCAAATAATAAAGTAAAGTCGCATGAGAATAAAATAGCATCTATAAATAGAGATCTACAAATAGTAGATCCGTTATATATTGATGCATTTTTATCTGCTTATCATAAAAGAGGAATAACAATTCAAGGGAAAGTTGAAATATTTAATGAGCTTAAAAAATATAACACTCTTAAAGTCATAGAGTTTTTTCAGAAGCTAAACGATAGTGAACGAAACAACCAAGTTAGGAGGATGGCATTTGAGCATCTTCAAAAACTTGGGGCTTCAGTGAGACTAAGAAAAAATTTTAAGGGCAAAGTTAAATCATATAATACAGAGACAGACCAGTTTATTGTTTCTCCAGAAGATTTGTATCAAAGATTAGAGTCAAATACTATACAAAATAAAAAGAAGTTCCATGTGTTCATCTCGCATAGTTATAAAGACTCTGATTTAGTAAGGCAGGTTAAGTCGTGCCTTAATAACCATGACTTAAGTGTATACTGTGACTGGACTAGTGATAATGATTTTTTGAAGCGAAATCTAGTAAGTGACTACACCAAAATGGTGTTAAAAAAGCGAATTGAACAATCAAGGTGTATTGTATTTCTGCAAACAAAAAATTCCGTGAATACTGATAATTCATTTACATCACCTTGGATATCATTGGAAATTGAACATGCATTATTAGTCGGTAAGCCAATATATAGTTTAAACTTCACCAACGATAGCAATATATTTAAACAAGTGAAATATTATATTAATAACGGTATTAAAATTGATGATGCCGAAGTCAATAAAATACTCACATAG